In Haliotis asinina isolate JCU_RB_2024 chromosome 15, JCU_Hal_asi_v2, whole genome shotgun sequence, the sequence GTAACGTATTCCCATTTTGAGCTGTTTCCAGCGGCTCTGATAGACCACGTTTCTATACACCTTCAGTGACGTTCCCATTTCCTCTTCTGAACTTTAACTCCGTCCGCCACACTCCGAGCCATGCATATGAGGAAAATCTAAAACAGCAAAAAAGTTACAACTTGTAACTGAAGTTGTGTAGCCTGATCTCTACTCTTCGGGGTACGATCACATTCACCAGCTAGATCGTTTACGGCTGAAATCACCCTTCTATCATCAGTCAGTTCTGCCATACTATGGCAACCTACTCTGAAGAGTCATCTAACTCGCAAAGTGGGCTGTTTAATGTGAATGGAAAATCACAATCACTGCAATAAATGTTGTGTGGTATGTATCATAtagattttttcatttttgtttattttgttttattttatttatatttttattttatttttctctaacgctgcactcagcaatattccagctaaatggtggcggtctgtaaataatcgagtctggaccagacaatccagtgatctaataatagacataatgagcatcgatctacgcaaattaGACACGTGACgtatgtcaacaaagtcagcgagccagactaCCCgttcccgctagtcgcctctcacgacaagcatggattgatgAAGAGTAGTATTTGTAGTAACTCGGAATTGCACGGATTCTGTGAAATGCTGAAGACGGAAGGAGAAATCTAGTTACCTGTGGTAAAAGAACACCGAGCATGACTCCTCCAATTATGAGTGAGTGTTGGTTGATCCACGAGCCCAGGGAGTACAAACACCCGTCTGTGTAGATCTTACTTGTGTCTCCGGGTACTAATACACCATCCTGAAACAGGAAATAAACAAATGCAGTCGAGCACCATTGGCTCGATATTCATGGGAGCAAGACAAAATATCGAGTTATCCGAACTTCGAGACATCCGACCAGGGCATATCATCACATATCATTTGGAAACTCAACAATCACATGCTTGTCGCGTGATTACGCAAAACCCTCATTGGATTCTCAGTATGTGAATTCGAAAGTATATTCCGTAATCAGTAGTGTTTAGTTGTAACGGTGAGTACTTCCTGATCAATTCCGTCTTAATTAATCCTTATTAACTATACAAACCAGTGATACCGTCAGCTCAATTTGACCTAATTAGTTCATACTACCGCATCCCCTTGATTCATAGGGATACTTGCCCGTGGACAGTAGGTGGATATCGAGTTTCTTTGCAAATATCGAGTTAAAAGGGTAGTTCTGGGACCATAAAATAATATCGACATATCCGATCGAGTTAACAGAGTTTGAATTATGACAGAGTATGAAAGACTTGCAGTGACCAAGATGTTATTTTGAGACAACCGAGACATCGAGTTATCAGAGTTCCACACAAGGGTGCTCGACTGTACCATGTTAATAGTCACGATCGATTCTATTTGAAAGTGAGTAATTCTGGATAGATGTCTGCTTTAGGAATATTCAGGAGATTTAAACACTGTGTCCAATCAGCAAAGGCGGTTATTCAGTGTAAGAAGTGGTCGATTTCAAAACATCGGACATTTCATTGTCTCCACGAACGTGACCACCCGAGCCCCTTAGTGGTCTCTTACTGTTGAAGCGATGGATACTGACGACAACCTTGATTTTAAACgggtgcgtgagtttagttttacaccatactcaacaatattccagcaatacgttctgtaaataatcgagtctggaccagataacccagtgatcaacaacagggtCATCGATCTGAGCGAATGGGAACCGaggacatgtgccaaccaagtcagcaagtctgaccacgctagtcgcctcttaggacaagcatagtcgccttttatggcaaacgcGGGTTTCTGAATGCCttttctacctcggaccttccgTTAAGATTTTAAATGGACTTATGTAGGACGTATGTCCTATAGTGGTGTTCTGTGAGTGACCAGCAAATGTTATTTTATGGCTCAGTTATATTCAGGTTCGTTGATAACTGCCTATACAGTTTCGACACGAGTGGGTGATGCGAAGAACACCCATCCTTGTCCCTGGGACGTACTGACGCTAACAACCGTTCACTTCGGACAGCTATCATTCAATACGTAATTGCCCAAGGCACACTGTTTTAGTCTCATGCCGTCGGACTAGCGTTAGTTAGAAGCCATGACTATTTGTAACGGAGGGAATACTGAATAAACTCAGAAACAGTTGACCTCAGTCAAGGAAGATAaatcgattccccgcatgggatCAAAGTGTCGAGCTCCTTTCTGGTGTCTACCGTCGTGATACTGCCGgtataatgctaaaagcggtgaaaactaaactcactcgcggAACCTAGACCTATAAAACTAATGGTCGatataatgagtgagtatggtttcgtgtcgcttttaggaatattctagCACCATCACGGGGGACACCGAAATGGGCTTTTCACCCTGTTTTCATGTGGacattcgaacccggatcttcggcgagATGAGCTAGCGATTGAACCACCAGGTTATACAACAACTTCGGTCGATAGAGTTACCAACCCTCTTCCATTAATTACACGTACCTCTATCTTCTGCACCCCCGCACCACACAGAAGGTTTATAATCTCTTCCTGAAATTCAAATCAAATTGGGGAGATGGTCATATAAGTCATGAGCAAAAAGTGTAAAAAATTCCATACGAAACTAGACCAAAGATGACCCGATTCTTTCACATTGCTCTCGTTACATGGCAGACAATCTACACCTGGATAATCATTATCATCTCTTAATTCTTATATTCAATGTCTGCACGTAAGACATGACAGttaacatacagtggaagctgtctaaaccggcattcatcgggactgaagaaacaatcctttttagacaacgtgccggattggagagctggtgataaatgtaaGTTCTGTCAGAAGTAAGTTCTGTAAGAAGGAAGAACTCCTCTATCACAGATAGGAGAGATAGCCTTATGCATATGATGACTCTTGTCGGATGACTCAAACTGCAAGGAAGTCTGTCTTCAACATGCATtagtctgttgtgtttgggtgtttgAATCTAACATGGTGcttgtgtttcagcacccttgtatTTCGCTGTTtttaacaatgtttcatttcactcacactcaacgaatattgaatcagtgcccattaagcacacagAATGTCGCATTTACCTTAGAGAATAAAGGACCTTaccaagtttcagttcatgtatgaatgttagggtgttcccatactatTTGCTTTTAGTATATTTTTAGCGTTACTGATAACTGCCTATACAGTTTCGACTCTAAGAAAATACAAATCAAACGAGTGGGCGATGGGAAGAACACCCATCCTTGTCTCTGGAACGTACTCTCACTAACAACAGTTCACTTGGGACTGCCATCATTCAATTTAATAATTGCCCAAGACACACTTTATTAGTCTCAAGCTGTCGGACTAGCGTTATTTCCAGGTGTACAGTGTACAATTGTTACAGGGGGTATCTCAGGTTTCCGTCTCACCGGTTTCATTATACAACAGGACGGTGGCACAGAGCACCTCTCCGCGCTGGGGTTGTTGGCGCTGCAGTTGAAGTAGGGGTTAGCGTTCCAATCCTTGTACCCTTCCTCGTCGTTACTGACGCCGCAGCAACCCAACTGAAACAGTCATCATTTGTTTCCTATGAGGTCCAatgcatacacatgcacaaaggtTAAACGCTACCcactatttttgtgatctgCTACTTTGGATACTCAATGGTAACTATCATACCGAGATCTATGactgtcattgacatcattggtttgattatgtttggcaactaaacGGGTGATGACGCTGTAATGACGACCCATTTGCCTTGTAATGGCCCTGCATAACATGCCAGCATTTTTCATGCCCATCACCTGCCATCTCTCAGCGGTAGTTAACATTCTCctcaccatgactgattttctaactctaaagtgaaaggagaatctcacaacagaccggtgaaaccaagtgtgtgaaacttgattttcaagattcaaaTGGTAGGGAAACGGAGTTGCACGTGCAGAAcgttttccttgtcatatctCGACAATCTTAGGttcacatgcttgccataaaaggcgactcagcttgtcgtaagaggcgactaacgggatcgggtggtcaggctcgctgatttggttgacacatgtcatgggttcccaattgtgcagatcgatgctcatgttgttgatcactggattgtctggtccagatctgaGTATCTTGTCAAAGGATAATACGCAAATGTGCCCATTCTGAATTTCTAttcagtcgcctcttgcaacagGCAACAATTCCGGCAAGACCCTCAGGGTCTTCAACTCACTACTGCCAGTAGGCTCCAAGAACCTGTCACACAAGCTATTGTCATACAACTAGCGATGTTGCTGAAGATCGAGTTTAGCGTCTGCCTTCGCGGTTTGTTGACGGCATCAAACATTTGCATGTCTAGAGGAAACTGACACCGGGTGTCTCACCAGTTTCTGGAAGTTGTCGATGAGGTTCTGCATGTCGGGGTCGTCTCTGTATTTGATGATGGCGTCCTTGAAGTCCTGCTCAGGGAACAATCCCATCTGGTCCCGTACATCCGGGGCGTAGTAGAAGATGAATGTGATGACGGCAAGAGCTACCTGCCCCAGCAGTAGCAGACTCAGGACGTAGTGGAACTGAATAATAATTttaaatatgatataaaaataataacaatgacCACAAAAGCAACATCAggtgacatgtgacatgtacATGCTGATTGTTAAAGTAATGTTATTTATCAGCTCTTGTGCCTGCGCTTTTCTGTTTTATACAGACAAGAAAGATTGAGACAGCGAACTCATTCCTAAAATTTAATAATAAATTTGCTATGAATACATGCTTAAGTGTGATAGCAAAAGTGTGGCGTCTCTGAGCTGCTATAGCAACAACAATAGAATCGGGCATGAGTGAAACCTTGTCTGAATATGCAACCTTGGAAATGCATAGCTGATTTGAAGCCGAAATTGATTCACTCGTAAAATGTTCTAGAATGTAAAATCTAACGGTAGATGCTGCAGTGCTTTCTGGTAGAACGGCCTGTTTTCCAGAGCGACTTCAGCGTCTCAATGTGCTTGAATTACGATAATACTACAATTAAGACTGATATGGAAAAAATCCCCGaaatatatattcaggacaaaaatagttaaggatatatgtaaattttgaaattatgaataatgatc encodes:
- the LOC137265883 gene encoding tetraspanin-33-like, translated to MVLQEVIERGRRKRRDRSAVPFVTKYILFFWNFACELVGIGMGAVGAYILATKHKLVTDAIDFFLDPSCVLCLVGSTMTFIAFFGCMGSLRENTVFLKIFHYVLSLLLLGQVALAVITFIFYYAPDVRDQMGLFPEQDFKDAIIKYRDDPDMQNLIDNFQKLLGCCGVSNDEEGYKDWNANPYFNCSANNPSAERCSVPPSCCIMKPEEIINLLCGAGVQKIEDGVLVPGDTSKIYTDGCLYSLGSWINQHSLIIGGVMLGVLLPQIFLICMARSVADGVKVQKRKWERH